A genomic segment from Phragmites australis chromosome 6, lpPhrAust1.1, whole genome shotgun sequence encodes:
- the LOC133922155 gene encoding high mobility group B protein 9-like has protein sequence MSAQPAAEEEKAVGGAAAAAGKGKEKAVEVSIPPPAATGASGTGGKGRFVAYPARAWEHGDVVADAALFRAALEKLHAHMRTRLKVPIIGGKDLDLHQLYKEVTSRGGIEKVKAENRWREVTASFVFPATATNASFMLKKYYMSLLYHFEQLYFFGVQGWHQQETGSRTNSSTEVKTEAQASYKRKRGSNACPSDPSLSSDNVDVDVIIDGKFEHGYIVTVIMGSKSTKAVLYNCTEEPAQPIPVPPVASNNTDLKSGRRRRRRRKKLSTTDPRHPKPNRSGYNFFFQDQHRMLKLQYSGQDRLISKMIGERWNNLSPEEKAVYQERGVQDKERYRTQLAAYKEEMRTGQPISNAVPIQQRLPQAEVTIDEVDSKVNEGDMLLSNQGYSSSDHTGEKAVEDEDHNTDTSPEMSMETTDSPGQPDPTADRDRFELLREYPKADKKQNNPPDS, from the exons ATGAGCGCGCaaccggcggcggaggaggagaaggccgtcgggggcgcggcggctgctgcggggaaggggaaggagaaggcggtggaggtaTCGATTccgccgccggcggcgacggGCGCGAGCGGGACCGGCGGGAAGGGGAGGTTCGTGGCGTACCCGGCGCGGGCGTGGGAGCACGGGGACGTCGTGGCTGACGCCGCGCTCTTCAGGGCGGCGCTCGAGAAGCTGCACGCGCACATGAGGACAAGGCTCAA GGTGCCAATTATTGGTGGGAAAGATTTGGATCTTCATCAGCTGTATAAGGAGGTCACTTCACGAGGTGGCATTGAGAAG gTGAAAGCCGAGAATAGATGGAGAGAAGTAACTgcatcatttgttttccccGCCACTGCGACGAATGCTTCTTTTATGTTGAAGAAATATTATATGTCACTCTTATACCATTTTGAACAGCTATATTTCTTTGGAGTGCAAGGCTGGCATCAACAAGAAACAG GTTCTAGAACAAATTCCTCCACTGAAGTAAAAACTGAAGCCCAAGCTTCctacaaaagaaaaaggggCAGCAATGCATGTCCGTCAG ATCCATCTTTGTCTTCAGATAATGTTGATGTAGATGTAATAATTGATGGCAAGTTTGAACATGGCTACATAGTAACTGTTATTATGGGGTCAAAATCCACTAAAGCAGTCCTCTATAATTGCACTGAAGAACCTGCTCAGCCAATTCCTGTACCTCCTGTTGCAAGTAACAACACTGATTTGAAGAGTggacgtcgccgccgccgacgtAGGAAGAAGCTAAGTACAACAGACCCCAGACATCCCAAACCAAACAGGAGTGGCTATAATTTCTTCTTCCAAGATCAGCACAGAATGCTTAAGCTGCAATATTCTGGACAGGACAGGCTGATCAGTAAAATGATTGGTGAACGATGGAACAATCTAAGCCCTGAAGAGAAAGCT GTATATCAAGAAAGAGGTGTACAGGATAAGGAGAGATACCGGACTCAGTTAGCTGCTTACAAAGAAGAAATGAGAACAGGCCAGCCTATCAGCAATGCTGTACCTATCCAGCAGAGACTTCCTCAGGCAGAAGTAACAATTGACGAAGTAGACTCGAAGGTGAATGAAGGCGATATGTTGCTGTCCAACCAAGGGTACAGCAGTAGTGATCATACTGGAGAAAAGGCTGTAGAAGATGAAGATCACAACACTGACACATCTCCTGAGATGAGCATGGAAACAACTGATTCTCCTGGACAGCCGGACCCTACTGCTGACAGAGACCGCTTTGAACTGCTGAGGGAATACCCCAAGGCTGACAAGAAACAGAACAATCCACCTGATTCATGA